From candidate division TA06 bacterium:
TTTCAAAGGTTTGCCACTTGTCTCTCAAAACGAAATCGCCGTACCTCGGGACAGAGAGGTGCGCTAATTGGCCAAATCCCGAAGATCCAAAATACAACCAACGACCACAGATTACACAAGATTCCGAAACCCGAAATTCCGAAATTGAAACTACTGAAACCACCAGATTCTGAAGGCCGAAAATAGAAGATTGAAGAACGACCCCGGAGATTGCTTCGCGCCCTTCGGGTGCTCGCAATGACAGGGGGGGTAGATATCGGGACTGGTGATGAATTCGCTTACCTAGAGGCCGAAGATCAAAAATCTAAAAGGAATAGGTCCATGCCATCAGAGAGGGCGTAAGGCATATGTCGTTCTGAGCGAAGTGCTGAGCAGTTCGCTATGCTCAGCATAAATTCCGCCGAAGCACGGAGTCCCTTCGCTCCTCTCAGGACAAACTCCGGGTCTGCTTGTGCCAGATTGCTTCGCTACCGCTCGCAATGACAGAAAAGGGGCTGTCATTGCGAGAAGACCCTGAGTTCATCGAAGGGCGACGAAGCAATCTCCAGAGAGTGGACAACACGAAATTGGGGAATTGAAAACCTGAATGCGGATTCAGTAGCTGACGGCTGACAGCTGTTGTGCAGGGTACAGCGTATAGGGCTCATCATCTTGTTTTGAAGGTAAACTTGTAGGGTCCTGTGGGATTCTCAGCTTTGTCCTTGAAATTCTTGAAGCTTACTGTATTTATCCAGATAACATATTCTTTGTCTGGCTCCAATCTTACTGGCAGTATATTCGTTGTGTTGTTGTTGGTGTAATATGGCTCAGCTGTCATTTCTGGAAACTTGTCTTTATCTTCAAAACACCATGACCAGTTCCCATCCATCATGGGTTCACTAAAACTCACCGAGATTTCTGTTAGCAGTGGGTCAACATCTTGTGCCCCATTTTGGGGGTTTGTACTTATCACTCTTGGCGGCACATTGTCTCTTGCACGACACCCTGACAGCAGCAGTACCACAACTATTGCCAGTACAGACAAATCTCTCTTAAACATATCAATTCCCCCTTTGCACGTCCTGAATTGCGTTGTTCGATGCCCTGCTGATTTCTGAGGTGAGTACCAAAAGCTGACGACTGAAAACCCTCTTACATCCTTCGTCTAGTTTTTGGGATTTCTGGCGATTTTCGATTTTCGACTTTCGAATATCGGTCTCAGTTGACGGCTATCGTATAGCGTATATCTCATTTGTGGTTATTTGAGTTCAAAGCTCACCGTGACTTTTGCGTTAACACTGACCTGCCCAAGGGCGATGCTGCTTTCGGCTATTGAGGAGGCAACTCCATAATCCTGAACTACGTTTTGGGCCATCCAGCCCCCTGAGCGACCACCCCACCATGAATTGTACGGATACCACCATCCAGCCCGGTCTTCCCGAATCGTGTGAGGCTTCCCGACCTTTTGCCCGAGCTCCTTAGCCAAAGCATTTGCTTTCTCTCGAGCAGCCCTGATCGCGAGAGCACGCGCTTCATCTCTGTACTTGCGGAGCTCAGTCGTGCGGAACTGAATCCCATGGACATAGTTAGCGCCGGCTTCAAGCGTTTTGCTGAGGAGGCCTTCAAATTTGGATATGTCTTTCAGAGTAAACACGATTGTTTTGCGAACAAAGTAACCTATGAAGTTGCGTCTTTCATAATTATCGCGATATCTCGGTTCAATACTGATGTGGTCGGTCTGTACGTGTTTTTGCTCAATCTTGAACTCTTTGGCAAGTGCGAGGACCTTCCTAACTCGCTCGTCATTTTGATTTTTCGCCACGCCAAGATCTTTATTCCATGT
This genomic window contains:
- a CDS encoding DUF541 domain-containing protein — encoded protein: MSRSMSRSILAFLLVVMFALSAWADDRQEPRLITVTGDAEVKVAPDEVILTVGVETWNKDLGVAKNQNDERVRKVLALAKEFKIEQKHVQTDHISIEPRYRDNYERRNFIGYFVRKTIVFTLKDISKFEGLLSKTLEAGANYVHGIQFRTTELRKYRDEARALAIRAAREKANALAKELGQKVGKPHTIREDRAGWWYPYNSWWGGRSGGWMAQNVVQDYGVASSIAESSIALGQVSVNAKVTVSFELK